A region from the Chrysoperla carnea chromosome 4, inChrCarn1.1, whole genome shotgun sequence genome encodes:
- the LOC123298016 gene encoding transmembrane protease serine 9-like, whose translation MFRLSFLLLFVAIATICCTVRAQEVVEDDDKGTRIKGGARASQELFPYQVSLQFRAMKYVSKKICSGMIVGEEYIVTAAHCVDFWEASVRNYKDLYVVAGVTYAFDLASAQVRAVKEAFKHPEYKVYDNYTAVNDIAVLKLSSPLDFGQLVGQCELPEEDFKIEGSGIISGWGAIRNPPKAHQSKDLLYANVTTVPNEACDLLNDGATQFCAGGKDVNACGGDSGGPFAVKTPEGVVVCAGVISYGEHGCGDKPSVYTKISAFTDFIRSKMDN comes from the exons ATGTTTCGCTTATCCTTTCTACTTCTTTTCGTAGCAATCGCTACCATTTGTTGTACAGTTCGAG CCCAAGAAGTTGTTGAAGATGACGATAAAGGTACAAGAATTAAAGGTGGAGCACGTGCTAGCCAAGAATTATTCCCATATCAAGTTTCACTCCAATTCCGCGCTATGA aatatgtatcaaagaaaatatgttctggTATGATAGTTGGCGAAGAATATATAGTAACTGCTGCACATTGTGTGGACTTTTGGGAAGCCTCAGTTCGCAACTATAAAGATTTATACGTAGTTGCAGGTGTAACATATGCTTTTGATTTGGCAAGTGCACAAGTTCGTGCAGTTAAAGAAGCATTTAAGCATCCAGAATATAAAGTATACGATAA ttacacCGCTGTAAATGACATTGctgtattaaaattaagttcACCCTTAGATTTTGGACAACTTGTAGGTCAATGTGAACTACCAGAagaagattttaaaattgaaggcTCTGGTATTATCAGTGGATGGGGTGCAATAAGAAATCCACCAAAGGCACATCAATCAAAAGACTTATTATACGCTAATGTTACTACAGTTCCAAATGAAG ctTGTGATTTATTAAATGACGGTGCTACCCAATTTTGTGCTGGTGGTAAAGATGTTAATGCTTGTGGTGGTGATTCTGGTGGTCCATTCGCTGTAAAAACC CCTGAGGGAGTAGTTGTATGTGCTGGTGTAATCAGTTATGGTGAACATGGATGTGGTGATAAACCATCAGTCTACACAAAAATTTCCGCATTCACAGATTTCATTCGATCAAAAATGGACAACTAA